In Rhodamnia argentea isolate NSW1041297 chromosome 5, ASM2092103v1, whole genome shotgun sequence, the DNA window ATCTAATACCAAGCCTCATGGTTTTGTCATTTAACATAAAAGTAAACACTTTCCCAAAAGGTTACTTATCCTAATAGTACTCTAGCCTGAGTGCGCTTAATTTTGGAGTTCCAAAGCATAGCTTGTAGTTATGTCAAACGGCGTCTCCATgagttattttcaattttcacatatatatctCATAGTCGCACTCCCTTTGTTTAATGCATTCCTACCCCCTTCGTCATCCTAAAAGCCTATCAGAAATCGCTCCTTGTCCAAGCCCTCCAGCCTTAGCCACCACTCATAACTGGATCATTATCATTAGGGTGAGCATTGTTCAAAGGTAGAATTGAGAGCCATAAAATTGAACTAGTGGAAACAAGTTTAATTTCGGGTTCTATGGTATGCATATTAAGTTatagattccaaaaattgagaaaccggGTTCGAAATGTGGGTTCCGGGTTCAGAATCCGAAACTAGAACTTTGCACAagtctttatatttttattgttctatGTCTTCACATAATCCAGTGATATTCTACAAAGATCAATGATGAAGGTGTAATCTTGAACCAATAGTctaatatttcatttttgaagatatccatgattgagacttttactttgtaaatatttaatatttttggtgtGTCCAAATATGAGTTATGGTCATTGTATTATAGCTGAAAATTGTGGTCATTAGAAAAAAATGATTCACTGCAAACGTTCATTTAAAAATATAGATGGAGCGTGAATAGGCCCTATAACCGACCTTGGAACCTATCACAAAGTAGGTTTTAGATTTCAGTGCATTTAGGTTAGGTtcggatttcaaaaattaaagattCCGATCGGTAGGTTTGAGGTATTAGTTGGAACCTGGAaagaaaccgctcacccctaattatcACCCAAACCATTAACTAAATAGCCCATGGTTACACGTGACCACTTGATTAATCAAGTAACGAACAACTGCGCATTAGAATCCCCATGTTTAGAGTATAAAATTGTCAGCCAATATTAAATTATGCCAAACGAATTGGCGGTTCGAGAGAATTAATTATAGTTAATGTGACGCACATTGGATTATAATACTACTTAATTTGAAGCACATCGAATTATGGAACTGCCATTTTCACATGCAATGCGAAACTTGACATACTAGCTGGAAACTACTTAAATCTCTTTTCATCTCTTCACCTAAATTACCTCGAAACCAGTTTGTCATAATAGTTGGAACTAACAGTAAAGGtgcgtttatttcgcaaaaaatgagtgatttggaaaacattctccggaaaatgattgcttacatcgtttagaaaaattagtcaacggaaCGTGTTTCCATCATCAATAATAGTCTAAGCAATTAATTTTTGCTCATTGTCCCCGAAGCGAGTGAACCCTAAATGAATCCGTAGTCATCATTTGGCATTTGAGAGTGAAAAACCGCAATTAACCGCCACTCTCCATTACTTTGCGCTATCTAAGTGCGGTTAATCAATTGTCAAACGAAAACAAAGTAGATTATGCAATTGCATGGTATCACGAGGAAACTatttatcattttgaaaatttctattggGCATCGCCGGTCCAATCTAAAGTTAATGACATGAGCGGGACGTCTCTTGTATAGGATTGCGACTTGTTATGTAACTACTCTGGGCAGCACCCTTGGTTGCTTTAAGaattaaagagaaaaagcaaaaggttaAATCTCAAATAGCTTCATTAGCTCATTCATTGCGACACTACGGGTCTCTTTGATAACGTTTCTTATTCTCtacttttatgttttttggtTCCtcagaacagaaaaagaacataaatacGTTTGTGCACGCTAATTGGTTTTTGTTCCCACGAATAAGAaacaagaattacaaaaaaaaagtagcttcttttttctcgaaaaaaaaaaagaaaaataattttattttagaaaaacaaactCAATGTAACTTAATACTTATCTTTACAACTACAAGTCCATTACCGGTCTCCGGTCGCCATCGCCAATCATCGTTGCTGAGCTCCAGTTGCCACCATCGCCACCGCAGCCACTAGTCACCAATAGCGGCCGTCACTCCCCGCCACTTCCATtggtatttttataattaaataatatgagaataaaaaattttaaggtcataccaaacgcatttctatcctttttctgttttgggaataaaatttttgtgaagttatcaaatgcatttttctGTTTAGAAACAATTCTCTAGAACAAAATcggaaaaaattatttccactcataaattattttttagaacagAAACTTTACCCTGTGCACCCTTATACAGCCTGTGATAAAGGTGTCCGACCCACCACAGACAGGCCCATGCACGCCCCCGACATTATTGTGATGCTTATGCACCGAAAGATGTCCACAACACAGTCGATGAGACATCACACATTTCCTCCACCAATAATGCAGACTTGTTATCTCTCCTTTTCTGGTTTATCACCTTAAGATGGGCATGAAGTTGATCTGTTGAAACACTCAAACGAGGACGGAAGAGATCGACAGTGTATCAAACATGAAGGTCGAATTACAGTCCAGGAAACTGGTCAAGCCATCGGATCCGACGCCGGATCATTGCCGAAAGCTCGGCCTGTCCTTCATCGATGACCTTTTGTTTTCTAAGTATGTTGGCGTCGTCTTCTACTATCGAGCTCGCGAAAGCACGCACAAGATTGATACTCGTCAGAGGCTTCGCCGCTTGGAGGAGTCGCTTTCCCATACCCTTACCCTTTTTTACCCTCTAGCCGGTCGGTACGTCGAGGACGGGCTCTTCATCGACTGCAACGACCAAGGGGTAGAATTTGTACAAGCCAAAGTGGATGGGACTCTGGATCAGCTCCTCCAGGGAGATCTTGACCGTGACCTTCTCAGTTGCTTGTCAAAGTTCCCGCCGCCAGCAGCAAACAATCCATTGGCCGTAGTTCAAGCGAACGGCTTCAATTGCGGCGGATTAGCAATCAGCCTGCGCTTTTCTCACAAGATAGGCGACATGTACACCATGGCCACGTTCATGAACTCGTGGGCCACCGCATGCCGGAGCGGAATCCAGAAAGTAGCCGCACCGAATTTCGAGCTGCCGTCTCTATTCCCAGCGAAAGAATCTGCGTTCAGACAATGGCCCGCACTCCCCGTCCAGGAAAAGTTCGTGCTCGCTAGACTCGAATTCAGCGGCCTAGCCTTGTCGAGACTGAAGGCTGCTTCCAACTCATCGGATTCAACAGCTACTAACCGCCAGAGGTCACGCGTGGAAATCATGTCTGCGCTGATCTGTAAGGCTCTCATCAGTATGGATCGCGCAACAAAAGGCCTGCCGAGGCCTGCCCTCTTCTCCATCCCGATGAATTTGCGCGAGAGAGTACAATTAAAGATCCCGGCAAACGCGTGCGGCAACTTCTTTGCTCAAATAATCACTCCATTTGCTGTAGAAGAGACCGAGCCCACTTTCGATGGAATACTGAATCTGATCGGCGAGGCGAATAGGAACGCGAAATCAAAGTACGCCGCGATCACAGGCGCAAGCGCGTTGCGCTCGATGGTGGTGGATTCGTGGCgagattttctcaatatattggGCAGAGATGAAGCAAACGTGATTCTAGTCAGTAGCTGGTGCAGATTCCCACTCTACGACAGTGATTTTGGGTGGGGGAAGCCAGACTTGGTGAGCACCGCAAGCCCTTCTATGAGGTCAGTTGTTCTTCTGGATAGTCTAGATGATGGTGGAATTGATGCTTGGATTACTCTAAACCAAGAGGACATGGTTCTCTTCAAGCAGGATCCTGACATTGTGGCTTGTACTTcttaggaattttttgtaaaatttttgagTATTTCTGAGTTTGCATAACATACCCTTATTATGTCGGTATAAACTCATGGTTTGTAGCACAAGAGAACACTTATGGAGtaaaatttctgctctagaagtgcttctgaagcaaaaatccgtttggttatgcaatttcgtttttctacttattaagcatttttttttttccaaaaagagttttggagccatttgaagaagtaaaaattatttacttgaAGTCAACTTCTGCTCAGaaaaagaagttgatttttagagcaaaagtgttaccatgtgcgCAACTTTCGttatgaattttgaatattttattggttTCAatgtaacttaaaaaaaaaattggccattTCCAAAATATCATGGACATTGGACAATAGTAGAAAATACTTCAtctgtgacgcccgggaaatttggactatgtaaatttgcccgaattcaataaaaagaagaaattgaattttagtcggtgcaaatttttgggaTCGCAAGGatataagtgacgatttttggacgagtctcgaaatgtcgttcgatttcgatttggTCTCAAAATCGCAGTTGCcgcaacttaggatttttaatcctcgcaccTAAAactttttccggaccgaacctagcccgtagaaatccaaattttactcccaatcggttgagccaaaaatccgatcagtcccaATTTATTGAATTACTCTTCTGCCCCTCTCAATAATGCACATAATGCCAAAACAATTTAAATCCATGGTGGGCCGCACTTGCCATTAATTCCCCCACCAACTAGTCACCCTCAAGTCAActcacacacactctctcttcctttttctctctctctcctccctccctctcttctcacGCCCGacccctctcttcctcctcttccttttcttcttcttcttcttcttcttttgcgagCAAAACCCCGCTCCCttcactgttcatcttcttccctcaacttcaccttctcctttttaatttttcctgcAACTTGAGCGACCACCACGCCATCCCGACCGCCGCTTCACCTCCTCCGTCATCGGTCGCCGCTCGTTGAGCTCGGCCATCGTGAGTCGCAAGGACCCGCATTCCCGGCGTCCGAGGCCGTAGTTCGCCGCCTCGTCACTCTCGTCTCTCTCCCGAGCCAACCTCCACCCGCCTCCAGTCGAGCCACCTCCGTCGTCCGTCACTCCCCGAGCCAGCCGCCACCGTACCGCCTCGCCACCGCCGCACCACCGCACCTCGGCCACTCGTCATCGCGTCACTGCCTCAAGCTGCGAAATCCGAGGACCCGAGACCTCACCCAACGCCGACCGAGCCCCCTCACCTCGGCCTCCTTTGTTTCTCGCCCGAGACCCACTAGATCTGGGTGTTccgaccgccggaatcgcagccCCGCCGTCTTCCCGAGAGCGTGGAGCCAAGATTTTccgttcgggtgaacagtgCCATGAACAGTGTTCGGGGTGAACAGTGTTTCGTGAACAGTATGGGTGAACAGTGATCGGTGAACAGTGCTTGTGAATAGTAACCGGGGTGAATAGTGCCGCCGGCCAGCCGTGAACAGTAACTCCGCGGTGAACAGTAATTTTCGACACCGGTCTCAAAGTTTgtgccgaggaattttcaaggatcgccaaTAATCGTCGCGGGCtgggccgagttcgtgtcaccgccgctcgagttgagaccgcccgagctagttaaaattgtgagttgaccctaatccttggttagggcgctaattgcgcctagaattagttagctagtcggtagggcattttggtagatttgattatggtcggattagttagaaactcggtttagggtaaatgaccataatcgattaaattagaattgtctgtggctaattgttgttaaatgaatttgattgtttgttgtgatttgatcgcaagcgagcgataggttaaggacgagcgatcgattggcgactataaatcaaattagctaattaatgactctagtacgaaattgagcctttatgtggcctaattgaattgatgactttgtttgggtggATTGcctgttgaaatgttgatttgagtaccctaaatgctcgttgagtgaattggtgtttgtttgggaattaattgtcccgtgtgCCTTTGCGgcgtctatttggtagtctgcatatgcatatgatcGTGTGCAAAATCAaaaacatattttagcatgaaaatggccttgggccgagtctttgagcacgttgtgtgagcatccggcctaaatcaaagagaataaattaatggatgtgtcgggtgtgctgtatggtcatatgaaggaacgatgatgggttttcttGGCAAGTTCGatctgtacacatagtacacaccgtaccatttttatggaaccacacgacttgccggaagcacgataattcatgccccgtatggtacgtacggttttaaggtattatcggatgccggtcgcagcttgtgatggaccgaagcctcGTATatggatgcctacttgccgtgccgtgcataGTGCaatggatacaccgcttgtagtagtcgttgccgagagggaaaaggaacgtagcccggtcttGCCgaaagaatgcgggatcgcattaattgtgagagtcgatcacgccggtcgcgtggatcctcatcactgtGGCGCCAAGGGcccgatcatcgttaataaatggacttgtgtggtgtccagtgcatacttgtgagtgtgatgcgtgttcggttggttgtccgatatggttgttgagtggagtcaagcattgcattatatGTGGTGAAGATTTGgtgagtatgcatgtgggtgattattgccatgtgatatgatggctggatatatgtctatatcgtgatttttataatccttGTGTTTAGGAGGTTCTTGTGAATtagtgtcctaaccgagcttaggcttgattcactgagatttatatctcactccgttgtgggaaccactttcgggtcccaagtgatggagctttgcggataccaaggccaggttgagggtagtcttttggagtagatgagaagttaaccttatccgacctagtaaccttttgaggtcttagtgagccgccccaaagtatggggttgtatatatttctaTAGCTTaatagggttaagactcattgCCGTCTTATAACCTGtacatgttaccttttgattatttgtcTTGGTATATATCTTctgctatgctatccctgtTTGTCTATATGTTGTcggggagtaaaccgtttccgcatgcgtatataattaaaaggtcgataacgcgcctgggacgttatccttcgtaacctcgtggcgatttggtagggatgtcgcgagctcgagagtcggggcatgACATCATCTTTTATCGAGCAAGCATTTATCTTCCATCATATATGTAACATACAAGGAGCCGATGTGAGTCTCTCTATAATAAGGGTGCATTCTGAGGTGTGAAGTGAGAGTAGCTCTTTTGAAGGATACTCTCCGACCTGTCGAGGTGAAATGCGTAAGAAGGGATTGAAGCACAGTGGTAGGCTTCCCATGGAGAAACTCGAAATTTGCAAGAATCTCATTTTTTGGTAGTACGAAGGGGGAATCGGCCTAAAAATTCGATAAGGAACCGCCGATATCCATCACGGGGTAAACCACCTCTATCTCGAGTTACCGTCGCATCAAGAGGAAAGCCGGTCCTCTCATTTCAACATAGGTTGGTCACACTTCCCTTTATGCCTGTTTTGtaattgttttttgaaaaaccgaAATGTAATGCATGCTTTAACAAGTTGAACATTTTAGCACCTTTTTCCCGACTTAAATTGTTCCCTCGCAATAAGCATATGGAGcaattaaaagaaatgaaaagaagccgcaattttttttgttttttcggaaTAATTGGCGATACATTGAAATtcatatgaaaattttttttcacttgaaataGGGTAGATTTTGCCACAATGATGAGCATATCATTCTAAATGCACgcaaaagtttcaaaagaaacgATGAAGACAAAGGGATGAGAAATATCTTTTGACATACCTTCTTATTATCCTTTCATCTTGTTTCAAGTCACCAAACATCGTATTGGTACACACGTACGATCGTTTCCTAGTAATTTATTCAAGTTGTTCCGAGATCCCCACAATTCTCTCTCCATGTCTCTTACTTTgatttgttttcccttttctttctgaaAACAAGCTTTTTCGTTCATTAACGAGCACTATTACAACATAACATACGAGTTTCTCAACATAAAATATTCCGAAAAGGCTGATGAGGCGGTGAAGCTAACTAGTTAGATGGAAGGACAATCCGGAGGTGGGCTTTGGCGACCCAATCTGAAGTTTGAATGGATTCACGAGGGCAATGGGCAACATTGGCGGTTTTCAACTAGGCCAAACTGttagaatatgtctcgagtttaagcccgcGAATGAAACTTGATCTAAGATGAATTTTAATTGACGTGGATATTCGAAGTGTTTAGAAAAGAAACATACTCTTTGCTATTGAAGTcggtaaatgaagaaaaaaagaagaaaaggagattaaaattcaaatatccACTATCCTCATCAACAAGGGAAAAGTCCAAGATACAGTTGGTTGACCGTATCCCACGAATTTCCTATCCAAGTGGAAGTCAGTCTCGTTATCCTTTTGGGCAAAATATATATAGCCGCGGGTCTTGGCCATTGTGGAAGGCGTGCAATACACGTGCTGATTGAAGCGCCGTCTGTTTGTTGAGTGCTTGGCAAGGTTTTCTTCGTAGAATTTATTcatggaattacatcaagaattcaagtatcaaaaccaattaaatcttgtgagtttaagatttgttttaattcttttatgagattgagagattatttagCTAGAAATTGAGGGCTAAACACCGTGTgcattttttaatgtaattgaGGCTGGAAATACTAAGAGTATTTGAGttgtctgtaatctccgtgtatcgcttcttctatagtggaattcgttgatGCTCTCCCCGTAAACGTAAGTCTCTACGATCGCATCGCTTACATCCGgggtccgatttattttcttattttgtctattttatcgtttgATCGCTTGGTTCCACATAACACAACAATCCCGACGTTCTTCAATAATGGAACGCGCCGCCCGTGCGCTTGAATTTTTGCCCATGCTATGCGATAAGCTGTCATATTCAATGATAGAGCACATATCACAGCTAGAAAATCACCCATCCACGTTAACATGAAAGCAACAGAAACGACATTATGGCCAAGCAAGTTGGCcggctcttttcttttctaatactCGATTGTTCATAAGTGACCATTCATGTCTTGATCGAGGCAGCCGACATCGGTCTTTTTCTATCTTTGTATTGAACATTTTGAACTTGTAGCAGTGTGTTTTCAAGTTTTCAGATTCCCAAGCAATTGACTGGGGTTTAGTTAAGGCCTTAACTAAGGTTAGATTACCGAGATCCATAGTCCACACCTAAGGAAATTCACTGGCATTTTGATTTGAGTCATTCCAAAGCATGAGAAGAAAATGTAGCCCGATCACTTGTTGCGTCGGATAATCACGCAGCTCCCTCCAAACTACAAGTTCtgtcttgaatttttcattggAGATGTCAATATCTGTTGgacaataattataaaaatcagTTTTAGCTTTATCCAGTGGGAATGGTTGGACTTTGATCGGATTGAAAAGATGGAACTTAGTTGAATGCAAGAACCTCTTAGGGTTGGCACCGACGTCGGGAGATATTCAACTTAAAATCTCATTATCCGTGTGAgtgggctttttttcaaattgcataaaaaaaatatttaccaaattagatttaaaaaaacatatttaccgaTTTTGGGTCCGCTCGGCATTATAAATGCCGAGCAAGACAATGAGCAGAGAGCCACTGTCGCTCTCCGCTCGCTGATTCGGGGTCGGGCCCCTTCCCGTGCTAGCGCCTTTAATCAGGCGATGGCACACAACATGAAAGGTGCTGCAGGCACTGCAGCACCTTTCACGAGCACTACAGAGCCTTCGGCTCTACttaaagcaaagccgaaggcttTCCTCTCCGCTGAAGCCTCCCTCCTCTCCACATAAACCACCTCCTCAGAAGCCTGCTCCAAGGaagctcttcttcttttcacacTGCTCTTCCCTCCTCCGCAGAAGCTCTTCCTCTGTTCACATTGCTCTTCCCTCCTCCGCTGAAGGTCTTCCTCTTTTCGCACTCTCAGAGGCCCCTCTCCTCTTGTACTCTCTCTTATACAGCTCATGGAGATTTTCTCAAATCCCCCCCTCCTCGTGTGCCTTTATTAatgttagtgtttttattttagtgCAAATGTtttcgtcatgtttaaattaaattgggacttttttatttttatagaagttgagacaaaagcaaagccgGCCTTCTTACTTGGTGCTTCCTCTTGATAGTTTGAGCTATACATTCGGTGCGTAATTACActcaatagtttgaggtaaaccccattatagttattttttgcagtttcgtaagtattgttttatttatttgattattatttgtacaCTCAATAGTTAataatgtttacgaatttcagtaaataaaaaaattaccataatctcgtaaaaataaatttttgggactcatttttgcaactatgtccatattcattttgacgattttcaaaatatgaaaaagaaatttaggagtgtaaaatgaatttttgggaaaaaaaaaaaagttgatcggATGGCCAGAGAAGCGGGGGCGGGTTTGACCCTAtctgaaaaatatgtttttaataatttcaaaattcgaataatagaaaattagaaaatacaaaattgattaaaaatatagaaaaatcatagaaaatttcaaaaaaatgaaggaaaaatattaaaaaatttgaaaaaataggaaatagccacaatcaactggccatagactATTTTGGCTATTTTGGCCGgccacttaaaaaaatgacgattttgcccttccggaaaattttctcccaaaaaaattgtaaaaaatctcaaaaattaggaaattaccacaatcaactggtcatggatgattcggggtattttggccgacaacttttaaaaaatgacgattttatccttctagcaaattgtctcccaaaaaaattgtaaaaaatcctaaaaattatgaaatgaccacaatcagcTGGCCATGGACAATTCATGGTATTTTAGCCGactacttttaaaaaatgacgttTTTGCCCTTCTgaaaaattgtctcccaaacaaattgtaaaaaatcccaaaaattaggaaattgccacaatcaactggccatgaacgattcggggtatttcgGCCgacgatttttaaaaaataaagattttccccttctagcaaattgtctcccaaaaaaatttgtaaaaatctcaaaaattagtaaatggacacaatcaactggccatggaagattcggggtattttggccgacgacttttaaaaaatgacgattttgcccttcggcaaattgtctcccaaaaaaatttgtaaaaaatctcaaaaattagaaaatggccacaatcaaccggccatggacgattcagagTATTTCGGCGGACGATTTTTCCCCTTccgcaaattgtctcccaaaaaaattgtaaaaagttccaaaaattagtaaatgatcACAATCAATTGGCTATGGatgattcggggtattttggccaacgacttttaaaaaatgacgttttttcccttccggcaaattatatctcaaaaaaattgtaaaaaatcccaaaatgtcgTATA includes these proteins:
- the LOC125315041 gene encoding acetyl-CoA-benzylalcohol acetyltransferase-like; this translates as MKVELQSRKLVKPSDPTPDHCRKLGLSFIDDLLFSKYVGVVFYYRARESTHKIDTRQRLRRLEESLSHTLTLFYPLAGRYVEDGLFIDCNDQGVEFVQAKVDGTLDQLLQGDLDRDLLSCLSKFPPPAANNPLAVVQANGFNCGGLAISLRFSHKIGDMYTMATFMNSWATACRSGIQKVAAPNFELPSLFPAKESAFRQWPALPVQEKFVLARLEFSGLALSRLKAASNSSDSTATNRQRSRVEIMSALICKALISMDRATKGLPRPALFSIPMNLRERVQLKIPANACGNFFAQIITPFAVEETEPTFDGILNLIGEANRNAKSKYAAITGASALRSMVVDSWRDFLNILGRDEANVILVSSWCRFPLYDSDFGWGKPDLVSTASPSMRSVVLLDSLDDGGIDAWITLNQEDMVLFKQDPDIVACTS